One window of Nymphaea colorata isolate Beijing-Zhang1983 chromosome 11, ASM883128v2, whole genome shotgun sequence genomic DNA carries:
- the LOC116264636 gene encoding uncharacterized protein LOC116264636 gives MENESKRKRSAEEAECGEDEAKRLRSDILGLLEEDVVSDDTSESESTSEELLNSVMRSLQDEIDGDDAASRAPAASAQPDLGYLLEATDDELGLPPAGCDDVPRIENDGALGEVPGFVGFWDFEEGIPGFAVEEFWFPGGEARYGGEEAVVLDQDGLFDYSDASVPADFSSMGLWRHETMPAL, from the coding sequence ATGGAGAACGAGAGCAAGAGAAAGCGGTCTGCGGAAGAGGCAGAATGTGGGGAAGACGAGGCCAAGCGCCTCAGGTCCGACATTCTCGGCCTTCTGGAGGAGGACGTGGTTTCCGACGACACCTCCGAGTCGGAGTCGACCTCCGAGGAGCTTCTCAACTCCGTTATGAGGTCCCTCCAGGATGAGATCGACGGGGACGATGCGGCGTCCAGGGCGCCGGCCGCCTCTGCCCAGCCCGACCTCGGGTACCTTCTGGAGGCCACCGACGACGAGCTGGGCCTGCCGCCGGCGGGTTGCGACGACGTCCCCCGGATCGAGAATGACGGAGCTCTTGGGGAGGTGCCTGGGTTCGTGGGGTTTTGGGATTTCGAGGAGGGCATTCCGGGATTTGCGGTCGAGGAGTTTTGGTTTCCCGGTGGGGAGGCAAGATATGGAGGGGAGGAGGCCGTCGTGTTGGATCAGGATGGTCTTTTCGATTACTCGGATGCGTCCGTGCCTGCAGATTTCTCGTCCATGGGGTTGTGGAGACATGAAACAATGCCTGCTCTGTAG
- the LOC126410549 gene encoding protein NEGATIVE REGULATOR OF RESISTANCE-like: MKAALKDLRTRGRMEGKGVAGGEKEKQGKKRPASLRDGEEVKSSKAKNIDDVEVEEFFAILRNMREASSLLRKHNPRNPSFRAEDFAHVCRTGGGCGSSSAAGGGGSGRGETETAQPSRNNHYDAEDEWERSEDNGLPGGLDLNVEPCGGSSQHQLPERRGGRSAMAEGEDE, from the coding sequence ATGAAGGCGGCCCTAAAGGACCTGCGGACAAGAGGAAGAATGGAAGGAAAAGGCGTTGCGGGTGGGGAGAAGGAGAAGCAAGGGAAGAAGAGGCCAGCGAGCCTGAGGGACGGCGAAGAGGTGAAAAGCTCTAAGGCGAAGAACATCGACGACGTGGAGGTGGAGGAGTTCTTCGCTATCCTGCGTAATATGCGGGAGGCGTCCAGTCTTCTCCGCAAGCACAACCCACGAAACCCATCTTTCCGCGCGGAGGACTTCGCCCACGTCTGCCGCACTGGAGGCGGCTGCGGCAGCAGCAGCGCAGCCGGCGGCGGAGGCAGCGGAAGGGGGGAGACCGAGACGGCTCAGCCATCAAGGAACAACCACTACGATGCCGAAGACGAGTGGGAGCGAAGCGAGGACAACGGGCTCCCCGGGGGGCTGGACCTGAACGTGGAACCTTGCGGCGGTAGTAGCCAACACCAATTGCCGGAGCGTCGGGGTGGTCGTTCGGCCATGGCGGAAGGCGAAGACGAGTGA